In Mesoplodon densirostris isolate mMesDen1 chromosome 2, mMesDen1 primary haplotype, whole genome shotgun sequence, the DNA window TCACTGTGCTTAAGGCCTTCCATGATGTGGCTCTTGCTTGCTTTTGCAGCCTCATCACTCCTGGCCTTACCCTTGGGTATTCCAGCTACGTCAAGCTGCTTGTAGTGGCATTCCCCAACACACACTTTCaagtgcatgcatgcacacacacacacatacacacactgctgTTTCTCACCTCACGCCCATGCTGACCCCTAGTCTACAAAATCTCTTTGCCACTTACTCACTTGCTTTCCTCCTACTTACAGCTTAAGACTCTTGCAGATGTATtctcttccaggaagtcttcctgtCTCTCCCAGGCTAGGTTAGTTGTTGCTGTGTCTCCCTAATGCTTTGTACTCACCTCTCACCTGGAGTTAAAATTTACTGTCTATCCACCTCCCTCAAAATAGTCTGTGAGCCGAGCAGGGCAGAAATCCTATATCTTCAAGATCTGATTTGAGGTGTGGAATATAGTAGGAGCTTAATACTGAATGGATAGAGGGATGGATCTGTAGACAGGCAGACTTGTGTCTCCCTGTGTATGTTTAGGCACCGACACTTTGAATGTGAAACACCAGGAGGGCTTGTGTTTATTGGACTGCCTAATAAATTTAAGAActttttctccattaaaaatcattttttgaatatttaatgCAGCTACATATTGGTCAAAAGTATtgagagactgtcatatagaatgaagtaagtcagaaagaaaaaaacattaacacatatatgtggaatctagaaaaatggtagaaatgaacttatttgcaaagcagaaatagagacatggaCGTAGACAACAAACGAATGGATACCAAGCAGggaagggtggtggtgggatggattgggagattgggattgacatatatatactactatgtataaaacagataactaatgagaacagactgtatggcacagggaactctactcggtgctctgtggtgacctaaatgtgaaggaaatccaaggaagaggggatatatgtgtacgtgtgactgattcactttgctgtacagcaggaatcaacacaatactgtaaagcgactatactacaattaaaaaaaaaaaaagactattgaaAGGCACACACAGAATTCTTGTTCCCACTCCTGACCCTTCATCCCTTTCCCTCACCCACACCCTCTTCAGATAATCTTCGTTATTTATAATCTCTTGTTTATCCTCCTAGTGTTTATTTTGCAATCATAAgcaaatatgtacatatttttagtCTTCCCTTTCCTAACAGTAGCATACTGTAAACACTGTTCTGCACTTTCCTTTTTGTCACTTAATGGATCTTTCTATATCAGTACATGGAGACCTTTCTCATTATCCTGTACTCCACTGAATGAATGTGCAGTAGTTTATTCAACCAGTGTCCCAATTGCTGAACACTTTGGTTATTTTCAGCCTTCTACGAATGTCATTTTGTACTTGTACTAGAGTTTGTGTGGGTCGGATTTCGAGAAGTGGGATCACTGGTCAAAGGTAAATGCGGATTGTTTATTAGAGCGAATTCTCCTCTGTAGTGGTTGTGCTCAAATTTGTCATACACATGagcttccttcctccatccctatTCTAAAAGAGTTTGTGCCATATTGGACAAAGGGCTTGCAAAATGTGCCTTTCTTCCACAGTGAGAGTTAGTTCACCTCTGACCTGACTACTGAAGCATTGTTCCttaatgttgttttgtttttgtttttgttttttgccgtacgcgggcctctcactgttgcagcctctcccgttgcggagcacaggctccggacgcgcaggctcagcggccatggttcacgggcccagccgctccgcagcatgtgggatctttccggaccgggacacgaacccgtgtcccctacatcgtcaggcggactctcaaccactgcgccaccagggaagcccccttaatgttttaatcagtatttattttcattttattattaattgtaGTGTGTGTCACACAAAGTTGGAGCATCCAAACACTCTCAGGTCGCCTAACTGCAGGGCAAGGCCATTGTCAGCAGCACACTAGCCAAGGTGGGCACTCAGCTTAGGAGCTGGCTGTGTATATGTGAGAGACTCCACTGTGTGCTTCAGACACTGCACTTGGCTATTGACACATGTATGAGACAGCGAGCGCATGCATGTTTTGTGGCATGTTTGGGGCGACAACAGGATGAGTAACAGCAGTGGATGGCAGATGACTGGCCCTGCTTCGAGAGGACCATTGAGTCCCCCATCCTTGGGGTGTAGGGAGGGCAGACCCAGGATGAACCCATGGGCTGCGCCTGACAGACCCTGCTGGGGCTGGCCCACCCCCCAGGACGGCTGGAACATCCTCAACTTCCTTATCATCTTTATCTTGCTCGTGGGGTTCTTCGTTAATGAACTCAGTGCCATCTCTATCACCTACACCCTCAGGTAAGCTGGGAACTCTGAGAAAAGAAGGGACCTGTCTGGACCctgggaaagagaggaaggggTTGTTACCTGGTGGGGATCAGCTCTGCCTTTCTGGGCAGATGGGGGGGACGGTGAGGAGGAGGGGTCTGGGAAGGGCCGAGGGGCACCCCTGAGAGGCTCTGTCACAGGGCACTTCGTCTGGTGCACGTGTGCATGGCGGTGGAGCCCCTGGCCCGGATCATCCGTGTCATCCTGCAGTCAGTGCCCGACATGGCCAACATCATGGCCCTCATCCTCTTCTTCATGCTGGTCagtgccctcccctgcccccggcTACTCCCCTTCCCTGAAGAGGCCCCTAGGTCCCTGGGGATACAGGGTGTCTGGAGAAGAGGAGAGGCTATGGGCCTGAAGCCCTGTGACTCCCCTGGCAGCTCATTTGCATGTCCTGTCCCCAAGTCCCTCGGGTGAAGTCTGGGCGGTCTCTGGTCTCTCTGGCAGGTGTTCTCAGTATTTGGGGTCACTCTCTTTGGTGCGTTCGTGCCCAAGCATTTCCAGAACATGCAGGTTGCCCTGTATACCCTCTTCGTCTGCATCACCCAGGATGGCTGGGTGGACATCTACAGTGACTTTCAGTGAGTGCCCATGGGGCTTCCAGGGGAGGGGGGGGCCAGTCCAGGCAAGCtaggcagggaggggctgggctccCAGGGGCAAAAAACTGACTGGGGAGGGAGACAGGCTCTTGGGTGGGAGTGCGGCTCCAGGGCTTGGGATGAGGATGGCACAGCAGGAGGGGGATGCCTGGGGCTTTAAACTGGAGAAAAGCAGACTCCCTGGAGCTGAGGGCTCTGGGTTTGTAGTCTACTTGAAGAGTCATCCCAATGAAAACTCCACCCATTCAAGGTCCCACTGCAGGCTATTCATGGAGATTTCTCCCATTATGCTCAGCAGCTGGGCAGCTAGGCCTCGGGCAAGGGAGCAGGTCTGTGGTTGCATCTAGGGTTCCAAGACAGCCTCCCAGCCCACACTGGAGCCCACCAAACTGCCTGGACTCCTGAGAACTTAGGgtctcatttattcattgagACCCACTGCCCAAGGTCATTATTGGCCACAGATAGCTACCTGGGTTCTGTTCTTTACCTCTTTCCCATTAAGCCTAAACCCTATTTGTTTCCAGTCCACTCCAGGGAGTGGGTCCCCCtgagtgattttctttttatcttcttcgtGTGAGAGTAGAAGCCCAGTTGCTAAAGGGGCTTCTGCACTCACTACCCATTATGATGTAGGCAGTGGAAGAATCATGGAGTGTGCAATAAAGGTGGCCTGGGGTTTTGCTGCACTAGCCATGCAGCcgtatgagcctcagtttcctcatctgtcaactgGGGATTATTAACCGTGTCATGGATTGCTGTGAGAATTAGTAGAGACTGGcactgtgtgcacacacatgcacacacacgcatagcaagagagagaaaactaTTATTTGGGAAAGTATTTTATGGGAGATTTACAATAGGTATTAACAGTGAgtgggatttttttcctgtatattttCCTTCTGATCTTTCTATAATGAGCTTGAATTACTTTTTATAATAAGAACGAcatgactgggcctccctggtggcgcaagtggttgggagtccgcctgccgatgcaggggatgcgggttcgtgccccggtctgggaggatcccatgtgccgcggagcggctgggcccgtgggccgtggccgctgagcctgcgcgtccggagcctgtgctccgcggcgggagaggccacggcagtgggaggcccgcataccgcaaaaaaaaaaaaaaaaaaaaaaaaaaagaacgacaTGACTAAAGAACATGGCCAATAGATTAAACTCGATAATGCTGACATACAAATCCCCACCTTGCAGGGCTGGCTTGAGGACCGCCCACTGTCTGGCAGTACAGCTGGTGCTCAGTAAAGAGCAGCTGCAGGGACAATTAGGAGTAAGGCATTAGAGCTCCACAACAGCAGAGAGGCAGCAGAAGTCCCAGTGGGCCTTGAGATAatttccccatttcacagatgaggaaactgaggcccaaagggcCAGGGAGGTGATAGGGCCCCTGACTGCCATCTCCAGGATGGAGACAAGGGAGTACGGAGTGGAGATTGGGGGCGCCATCTACTTTGCCATCTTCATCACCGTCGGTGCCTTCATTGGCATCAACCTGTTGGTCGTCGTGGTGACCACCAATCTGGAGCAAATGATAAAGGCAGACGAACAGGAGCAACCGCATCAAATAGCCTTCAGTGAGGTGAGTGAGacggggagggcagaggggggAGAGGCAGAGTGTATATGAGTGCTGAATtgagcatgtgtgtttgtgtgcgcgcgcacacgaGAGGGCCTGAAGAAAGCCAAGCCTGAGATGCAGAGGCAGCATTGCCCACGGCCAACTCAGCAACGGGGGCTTCTGAGGGGTGTGGAGTTCCTAGGTGTCTTGTTCTATGGCAACTAAAATCTAAGCAGCTGAGTGACCTTAGGGCGTTTAACCaatctaagcctcaatttcttctCCTGTAAAATGATAATAGTACTTCATAGGGCTATTATGATAATTTCATGGGTAAACgaacagtacttggcacatactaagaactcaataaatattagctatagtGTTATTCATTCAGGGGTAGAGCTTCCGAAAGGCTGGAGAGTGTAGGGTGGAGTATTGCCTAAAATGTTGAGTGCTGTGGGCTGTGACTTGAGAGTAGATAGGGTTTCAGAAGTTTGCTGGGTAGGATTTATCAGGAGTGAAATGGTGGGGGAAGCACTAAGTTTTGAAAAGGGGTGAGAATTTCCAAAAAGGTGAGGGATGGGTTCGCACATTTCAAGTTGAGCTCCCACAGCAAAGGAGAGAGCCTAAGATTGGTTAGAGCTGAAACAAGGGGCATTAGAACCCTGGTGTCCTGAGACTCATCCTCCCTGAAGCCAAGCAGGAAGGGGCAAGGGGAGGGGGTGCCGGCTGAGCTGTCCTTccctctccatttccccctccgCAGACAGGCAACGAGGAGGGAAATGGGAATAACGAGCTGCCGCTGGTGCACTGTGTGGTCGCCCGTTTGGAGACATCTGGCGTCCCCCAGGAGCCGTTTATGGGGGGCCTCCCGACGAACCTCTCAGAAAACACATTCGACAACTTTTGCTTGGTGCTCGAGGCAATACAGGAGAACCTGATGCAGTACACGGAGATCCGAGATGAGCTCAACACGTAGGGCGGGTACTGGGGGTACCCTCGAGTCTCGTGAGTCAGGGCTGAGTGGAGCCTCAGATTCTTCTGGCCTCAAAccctcaccattttttttttttttcttcggtatgcgggcctctcactgttgtggcctctcccgttgcggagcacaggctccggacgcgcaggctcagcggccatggctcacgggcctagccgctccgcggcatgtgggatcttcccggaccggggcacaaacccgcgtcccctgcatcggcaggcggactctcaaccactgtgccactagggaagcccacgcCCTCACCATTTTATAATGCGGaccctggggcccagagaggttaagtgaattGCCCAGGTTTCCCCAGCCTGTCGGTGAGGGAACTGGAATCCAGACCTCCCGGTTCCTCGCATCTCACAAGAGCCTTGAGCCTCGGCCTGGGTCTCTCTCAGAGTAAAGGGGGAGGGCGAAGGGGGCTGGACACTAGGGAAAAGATGGGAGGGCAGCCTTCCTACCCTCACCCTCGGAACGCACTCACCCCTCCGCCCTCAGGATAGTGGACGAAGTACGCTCCATCCGCTTCAACCAGGAACAGGAGGAGGAGCTGATGCACAGGCACTTGTCGTGGAGCCTGTCGAGTGTGAGCGGGTCCTCCATAGCCATCCGTGAGATGACTTGCCAGCAAGACTTGATCACCGCGCTCGTCAACAGGGAAAAGGTGCAGCTTCCCTCTCCTACCCAGTGGGTACTCACCTCACCACGCCACCCAGCTCAGCCTCAACCCCATTAGTGAAGGTCTCTGTCTATTCCAAGATCTGGCCGGCCCCCTAGACTCCCAAGCACCCCAGCAGTCACCGCCAATCTGG includes these proteins:
- the CATSPER4 gene encoding cation channel sperm-associated protein 4 → MVDNQRTRWQHWTDTTYIKPLNHMRAAHEPYLQPEEQMLINRRDITSSKDAWDTQEFITCMYVKKLLRHPAFQLLLAVLLVVNAITIALRTNSVLGQKHYELFSTIDDIVLTILICEVLLGWLNGFWIFWKDGWNILNFLIIFILLVGFFVNELSAISITYTLRALRLVHVCMAVEPLARIIRVILQSVPDMANIMALILFFMLVFSVFGVTLFGAFVPKHFQNMQVALYTLFVCITQDGWVDIYSDFQMETREYGVEIGGAIYFAIFITVGAFIGINLLVVVVTTNLEQMIKADEQEQPHQIAFSETGNEEGNGNNELPLVHCVVARLETSGVPQEPFMGGLPTNLSENTFDNFCLVLEAIQENLMQYTEIRDELNTIVDEVRSIRFNQEQEEELMHRHLSWSLSSVSGSSIAIREMTCQQDLITALVNREKVQESNTNVLLNKHKSSRREGRMGANGHEHTHSATASSASLA